The Plasmodium relictum strain SGS1 genome assembly, chromosome: 9 genome window below encodes:
- a CDS encoding adrenodoxin reductase, putative has product MNLYCILSSTRNKSIKLKSGTKQIFFIKKNFFSNEKKYFKIGIVGAGPAALYCCKYFLKNDNIKVDIFDKLPNPFGLIRYGVAPDHMQVKNTYKTFDPVFLNKNYRFFGNVNIGVDLKIEDLRSYYNACIFCCGASDISLPNLESEKRNGIFHARDLIYFYNNYYEELRCKNIDNYLNSYDNFSNSVIIGNGNVSLDIARILTKSHDELKKTDINSNFLNAAKRHNFKHIYIIGRRGFWQSSFTTAELRELLNLSNIKVILNKNNYDLCFHLKNYDENSSIKQRQNKLFLNMVKNYEDLEKNKNLYEKYKIIEFIFYYEIKKINYINNYMKNLEFEINKNLQISDPSLQKKYLTTPLLIFATGFKKNAFNENLYNKSTEKFKEDILTNKFGIFKAGWFDKGAKGNIASQIPNSKAIISLIFNFLQNTTTFFDNDICDLLNKKKIHFVNFDDWIYIQNYEKKAGMQTGKIAEKLNKVKQLLHILDERKQKMNPA; this is encoded by the coding sequence atgaatttatatTGCATCTTATCTAGTACAAGAAATAAGAGCATAAAACTTAAAAGTGGAAcaaaacaaattttttttattaaaaaaaatttcttttctaatgaaaaaaagtattttaaaatagGAATTGTAGGGGCAGGGCCAGCAGCTTTATATTgttgtaaatattttttaaaaaatgataatataaaagttGACATTTTCGATAAATTACCAAATCCATTTGGGCTTATAAGATATGGTGTAGCTCCTGATCATATGCAAGTAAAGAATACTTATAAAACTTTTGATCcagtttttttaaataaaaattacagATTTTTTGGAAACGTAAATATTGGTGTagatttaaaaatagaagattTAAGAAGTTATTATAACGCTTGCATTTTTTGTTGTGGTGCTTCTGATATTTCTTTACCCAATTTAGAAagtgaaaaaagaaatgggATTTTTCATGCAAGAGAtctcatttatttttataataattattatgaaGAATTAAGgtgtaaaaatatagataactatttaaattcttatgataatttttctaattctgTTATCATAGGGAATGGAAATGTTTCATTAGATATAGCTCGAATTTTGACTAAGTCTCATGATGAGTTGAAAAAAACAGATATTAAcagtaattttttaaatgcaGCAAAAAGGCATAATTttaaacatatttatattattggaAGAAGAGGATTTTGGCAATCTTCATTTACAACTGCAGAATTAAGAGAATTATTAAATCTAAGTAACATAAAagttatattaaataaaaataactatgatttatgttttcatttaaaaaactaTGATGAAAATTCCAGTATAAAACAAAGACAAAACAAactctttttaaatatggtcaaaaattatgaagatcttgaaaaaaataaaaatttatatgagaaatataaaattattgaattcattttctattatgaaataaaaaaaattaattacatcaacaattatatgaaaaatttagaatttgaaataaataaaaatttgcaAATATCTGATCCTTCTCTtcaaaaaaagtatttaacAACACCCTTACTTATATTTGCTACAGGtttcaaaaaaaatgcattcaatgaaaatttatataataaatcgACAGAGAAATTTAAAGAAGATATTTTAACAAATAAATTTGGAATTTTTAAAGCGGGGTGGTTTGATAAAGGAGCTAAAGGTAATATAGCTAGCCAAATTCCAAATTCTAAAGCTATCATTTcccttatttttaattttcttcaaAATACTACAACATTTTTTGATAATGATATatgtgatttattaaataaaaagaaaattcattTTGTCAATTTTGATGATTGGatatatattcaaaattaCGAAAAGAAGGCAGGGATGCAAACAGGTAAAATTGCAGAAAAATTGAACAAAGTAAAACAGTTATTACATATATTAGAtgaaagaaaacaaaaaatgaatcccgcttaa